The Flammeovirgaceae bacterium genome contains a region encoding:
- the ftsZ gene encoding cell division protein FtsZ — protein MFETGSYKFDIPRHTMGTPRSIIKVIGVGGGGSNAVNHMFRQGIKDVEFVVCNTDVQALNASPVPTKLQIGADLTEGLGCGANPKIGKGAALESKELIKEFLQGTKMLFVTAGMGGGTGTGAAPVIAKIAKSMGILTVGIVTIPFAFEGKKKQQQAEAGIKSLRHSCDTVLVIVNDKLREIYGNLPIGKAFAQADNVLTTAAKGIAEIITLAGYVNVDFQDVRTVMLNAGPAVMGTAETRGENRARNAASGALASPLLDNCDIMGAKKILLSIVSGAEAELQMDELMEITGYIQEQAGQEAEVIFGHGVDPELGDRLRVTVIATGFESEAPEEEPVAKEEEKPAEPEVKKHDLERSQIWLFEQDKAVEPPRDIELKVTNEPVMGVTTPPEEEPMEEEFTEQREIIYDEPYGKTETPVTDNFGDEGDEGLFGTMDDEFDVAAEKSADQVINEEGMMALRTTKERLRQQAEQRKEKLKQARKQEMTKEEFNEKWALPAYLRRGVKMDNVPHSSDQFISKYNLNDENSLLGNNRFLHDNVD, from the coding sequence ATGTTTGAAACCGGATCGTACAAATTCGACATCCCCAGGCACACGATGGGGACGCCCCGATCGATCATCAAGGTGATCGGTGTGGGAGGCGGAGGCAGCAATGCCGTAAACCACATGTTCCGACAAGGAATTAAAGATGTGGAGTTTGTTGTGTGCAACACCGATGTGCAGGCGCTTAACGCAAGCCCGGTACCCACTAAACTTCAGATCGGGGCCGACCTGACCGAAGGCCTCGGCTGTGGGGCCAATCCGAAAATCGGCAAAGGCGCAGCCCTTGAAAGCAAGGAACTGATTAAAGAATTTTTGCAGGGAACCAAAATGCTGTTTGTTACTGCCGGTATGGGCGGTGGCACCGGCACCGGTGCCGCACCGGTTATCGCCAAAATTGCCAAGAGCATGGGCATCCTTACGGTGGGCATTGTTACCATCCCGTTTGCCTTCGAAGGCAAGAAGAAACAACAGCAGGCCGAAGCCGGCATCAAATCGCTGCGACACAGTTGCGACACCGTGCTGGTGATCGTTAACGATAAGCTGCGCGAAATTTACGGCAACCTGCCCATCGGTAAAGCGTTTGCCCAGGCCGATAACGTACTTACTACAGCTGCCAAAGGCATTGCCGAGATCATTACACTGGCAGGCTATGTGAACGTTGACTTCCAGGATGTGCGCACCGTGATGCTCAATGCCGGCCCGGCCGTTATGGGCACGGCTGAAACCCGTGGCGAAAACCGTGCACGCAATGCAGCCAGCGGAGCGCTCGCCTCACCGCTGCTTGACAACTGCGACATCATGGGCGCCAAGAAAATTCTGCTCTCCATCGTATCGGGTGCTGAAGCCGAGTTGCAGATGGACGAACTCATGGAAATTACCGGGTACATCCAGGAACAGGCCGGCCAGGAAGCTGAAGTAATCTTCGGCCACGGTGTTGACCCCGAACTGGGCGACCGCCTGCGTGTAACCGTTATTGCCACCGGCTTTGAAAGTGAAGCACCCGAGGAGGAGCCGGTTGCCAAAGAAGAAGAAAAACCCGCTGAACCGGAGGTTAAGAAGCATGACCTGGAGCGCAGCCAGATATGGCTGTTTGAGCAAGACAAAGCCGTTGAGCCTCCCCGCGATATTGAACTGAAAGTTACCAACGAGCCGGTAATGGGTGTAACCACACCACCGGAAGAAGAGCCGATGGAAGAGGAGTTTACGGAACAACGTGAAATCATTTACGATGAGCCCTACGGCAAAACCGAAACACCCGTAACCGATAACTTTGGTGATGAGGGTGATGAAGGGTTGTTCGGAACAATGGATGATGAGTTTGATGTGGCTGCTGAAAAATCGGCCGACCAGGTAATTAACGAGGAGGGCATGATGGCCCTGCGCACCACCAAAGAACGGCTGCGCCAGCAGGCCGAGCAGCGAAAGGAAAAACTGAAACAGGCCCGCAAGCAGGAAATGACCAAAGAGGAGTTTAATGAAAAGTGGGCATTGCCTGCCTACTTACGCAGGGGCGTGAAGATGGACAACGTGCCGCACTCATCCGATCAGTTTATATCAAAATATAACCTGAACGATGAAAACAGCCTGCTGGGCAACAACAGGTTTTTGCATGATAATGTAGACTGA
- a CDS encoding helix-turn-helix transcriptional regulator, translated as MKLYIKNMVCSRCKMVVKSELEKLGLQLLAVNLGEVETATPISERQKSEIAEHLKIFGFELIDDKKSRLIDKIKTLIIELVHQQNAQLNVNLSDYLSKNLAQDYSSLSNLFSEVEDTTIEKYFINQKIEKVKELLLYDELTLSEIAFQMNYSSVAYLSNQFKKVTGFSPSHYKQLKDTKRRQIEDL; from the coding sequence ATGAAACTATACATCAAAAATATGGTGTGTAGTCGCTGCAAAATGGTAGTGAAGTCTGAGTTGGAAAAACTCGGACTTCAACTACTTGCAGTTAATTTGGGCGAAGTGGAAACTGCAACACCCATTTCAGAAAGGCAAAAGAGTGAAATTGCCGAACATCTTAAAATTTTTGGTTTTGAACTGATTGATGACAAAAAAAGCCGATTGATTGATAAAATCAAAACTTTGATAATTGAATTGGTGCATCAACAAAACGCTCAACTCAATGTCAATCTTTCCGATTATTTGTCAAAAAATTTAGCACAGGATTATTCATCTCTTAGCAATTTGTTTTCAGAAGTAGAAGATACGACCATTGAAAAATACTTTATCAACCAAAAAATTGAAAAGGTGAAAGAATTGCTACTGTATGATGAATTGACTTTGAGTGAAATTGCTTTTCAGATGAATTATAGCAGTGTGGCGTATCTGAGTAATCAGTTCAAAAAAGTTACGGGCTTTTCGCCTTCACATTACAAGCAATTGAAAGACACAAAACGAAGGCAAATTGAAGACTTATAA
- a CDS encoding IS256 family transposase — protein sequence MLTPEFLKQFKNSKDLNSFIDELFKKGMEQMLEGELDGHLGYAKHSPEGINSGNSRNGKTRKTIKTTRGELQIEVPRDRNSTFEPVLVPKRSRFVEGIEEIIISLYARGMSVRDIEIQIREIYGVNVSDATISNVTSRVHTLVTEWQSRPLSSVYFVVWMDGIVFKVRQNGKVINKTIYLAVGLNAQGFKEVLGMWLGESESASFWISVLTDLKSRGVEDILITSTDNLKGFTDAITSVFTQSVTQICVVHQIRNALRYVVWKDKKQFVADLKTVYGAPNKELAAQALEQLEVTWGKKYPHAIKSWKTNWDNLTHFFDYPIEIRTLIYTTNIIENLNGKIRKYTNNKLSFPDDQAVVKAVYLALREITKKWTLPVRNWPLIVNQFLTIFEGRCKI from the coding sequence ATGCTCACCCCTGAGTTTCTCAAGCAATTTAAGAATTCGAAAGACCTCAACAGCTTTATCGATGAACTTTTCAAAAAGGGCATGGAGCAAATGCTGGAAGGTGAACTCGATGGCCATTTGGGCTATGCCAAACATTCACCAGAAGGGATTAACTCCGGGAACTCACGGAACGGAAAAACCCGTAAGACCATCAAGACCACGCGAGGTGAACTACAGATAGAAGTACCTCGGGATCGGAACAGCACGTTTGAGCCCGTCCTGGTTCCCAAGCGCAGCCGGTTCGTAGAAGGCATCGAAGAAATTATCATCTCCTTATATGCCCGGGGTATGAGCGTACGCGACATTGAAATACAAATCCGGGAAATCTATGGTGTGAATGTTTCGGATGCCACTATTTCCAACGTTACCTCGCGGGTACATACGTTGGTAACGGAGTGGCAAAGCAGGCCTCTTTCATCGGTGTACTTTGTGGTGTGGATGGATGGGATCGTATTCAAAGTCCGGCAGAATGGGAAGGTGATCAACAAAACCATTTACCTGGCCGTAGGCCTTAATGCTCAGGGGTTTAAGGAAGTATTGGGCATGTGGCTGGGTGAAAGCGAAAGTGCTTCATTCTGGATAAGTGTACTTACTGATTTAAAAAGCCGTGGCGTGGAAGATATTCTCATCACCAGCACCGATAATCTGAAGGGCTTCACCGATGCAATCACCAGCGTGTTTACCCAATCGGTAACCCAGATTTGTGTAGTTCATCAGATCAGAAATGCGCTTCGCTACGTTGTCTGGAAAGACAAGAAACAATTTGTAGCCGATTTGAAGACTGTTTACGGAGCACCAAACAAAGAGCTGGCTGCTCAAGCCTTAGAGCAGCTTGAAGTAACATGGGGCAAAAAATATCCGCATGCTATCAAGTCGTGGAAAACGAATTGGGATAACCTCACGCACTTCTTCGATTATCCGATCGAAATCCGAACGCTGATCTATACCACGAACATTATCGAAAATCTCAACGGAAAAATCCGCAAGTATACCAACAACAAACTTTCGTTCCCTGACGACCAGGCGGTGGTGAAAGCGGTGTACCTGGCTTTACGGGAGATCACCAAAAAATGGACCTTGCCCGTGAGAAACTGGCCACTAATCGTAAATCAATTTTTAACTATCTTCGAAGGCAGATGCAAAATATAA
- a CDS encoding multicopper oxidase domain-containing protein — MDNQKNIFKTLLPIVVLLLATTTIFAQKVVRYDLYVKDTIVNFTGKEKRAIAVNGQIPMPTLTFTEGDTAEIHVHNRLKESTSLHWHGLYLPNKEDGVPYLTQMPIKPNTTHIYRFPIIQNGTHWYHSHSGLQEQIGMYGSMVLLKREGDPTFRKGIDDWPYVPIILSEWTDYNPDNVHRMLHNANDWFAIKKNAVQSYGEAIKAGHFKTKLTNEWKRMLAMDVSDVYYDKFLINGTTESQLSQFKAGDKVRLRVSNGGASSYFWLTYAGGKMTVVANDGNDVEPVEVDRLIIGVSETYDVIVTIPAENTSYELLATPEDRTKSASIYIGSGIKQLASPLPKLKYFEGMKMMNDMMKMDGTMNDMGMDMSLQQMDMNTVMYPEITGENKPKKTKYSAHSNHTMPSSNIVTLNYAMLKSPTKTTLPKDAPIRELRFELTGNMNRYVWSMDNRVLAESDKILIKKGEIVRITLYNNSMMRHPMHLHGHDFRVNNGQGDYAPLKNVSDIMPMETNVIEFEANLEGDWFFHCHILYHMMAGMNRVFSTENQAPNPLLPDKTWAYKKLQRESNELHFMFQNDFATNGNDGMAMMQNTRWIFGTEWRLGYNDRHGYETETHIGRYIGRNQWLMPFIGFDWRYRNHDTPERNLFGQTNTKDNRRQFSLGVAYTLPMLVILQTEVYHDGNVRVQLRREDIPISKRFRAAFMVNTDREYMFGLNYIASKNLGFRTHYDSDMGFGVGLTFNY; from the coding sequence ATGGATAATCAAAAAAATATTTTTAAAACACTGTTGCCGATAGTTGTTTTACTATTGGCAACTACAACCATTTTCGCTCAAAAAGTGGTGCGATATGACCTTTACGTAAAAGACACTATCGTAAATTTTACAGGAAAAGAAAAAAGGGCAATAGCCGTAAATGGGCAAATTCCTATGCCTACACTCACCTTTACCGAAGGCGACACGGCAGAAATTCACGTACATAACAGGCTCAAAGAAAGTACATCATTGCACTGGCACGGATTGTATTTGCCCAACAAAGAAGATGGCGTTCCATACTTGACCCAAATGCCGATTAAGCCCAATACTACGCATATTTACCGTTTTCCCATTATTCAGAACGGTACACATTGGTATCACAGCCACAGCGGACTCCAAGAACAAATAGGAATGTATGGTTCTATGGTGCTACTCAAACGTGAAGGCGACCCAACCTTCAGAAAAGGTATAGATGATTGGCCCTATGTGCCTATTATTTTGAGCGAATGGACAGACTATAATCCTGATAATGTTCACCGAATGTTGCACAATGCCAATGATTGGTTTGCCATAAAGAAAAATGCTGTTCAGAGTTATGGCGAAGCCATAAAAGCGGGGCATTTTAAAACCAAATTGACCAACGAATGGAAACGAATGTTGGCAATGGACGTGAGTGATGTCTATTATGATAAATTCCTTATCAACGGCACAACTGAAAGCCAATTATCACAATTCAAAGCAGGTGATAAAGTGCGTCTGCGAGTTTCCAACGGTGGAGCATCTTCCTATTTTTGGCTCACGTATGCAGGTGGAAAAATGACCGTAGTAGCCAATGACGGCAATGATGTAGAACCTGTGGAAGTGGATAGATTGATTATAGGAGTTTCAGAAACGTATGATGTCATCGTTACCATTCCGGCAGAAAATACTTCCTATGAATTATTGGCAACCCCTGAAGACCGCACCAAATCAGCATCAATTTACATAGGCTCAGGTATTAAGCAGTTGGCAAGCCCATTGCCTAAACTGAAATACTTTGAAGGAATGAAAATGATGAACGATATGATGAAAATGGATGGCACAATGAACGATATGGGTATGGATATGTCCTTGCAACAAATGGATATGAATACAGTAATGTACCCTGAAATCACAGGAGAAAATAAGCCTAAAAAAACCAAATATTCAGCCCATAGCAACCATACAATGCCGAGCAGTAACATTGTTACCTTAAACTACGCAATGCTGAAATCACCTACCAAAACCACTTTGCCAAAAGATGCTCCTATCAGAGAATTAAGGTTTGAATTAACAGGCAATATGAACCGCTATGTGTGGAGTATGGACAACCGAGTGCTTGCCGAGAGTGATAAAATTCTAATCAAAAAAGGAGAAATTGTAAGAATAACACTCTACAACAACTCAATGATGCGACATCCAATGCACCTGCACGGACACGACTTTAGAGTAAACAACGGGCAAGGCGATTATGCACCACTAAAAAATGTATCGGACATAATGCCAATGGAAACCAATGTTATAGAATTTGAAGCCAATTTAGAAGGTGACTGGTTTTTTCATTGTCATATTCTCTATCATATGATGGCAGGAATGAACCGAGTTTTTAGCACAGAAAACCAAGCACCTAACCCCTTGTTACCTGACAAAACATGGGCTTACAAAAAATTGCAAAGAGAGAGTAACGAACTTCATTTTATGTTCCAAAACGATTTTGCAACAAATGGTAATGACGGAATGGCTATGATGCAAAATACCCGTTGGATTTTTGGCACAGAATGGCGTTTGGGTTATAATGACAGACACGGTTACGAAACAGAAACCCACATAGGACGATACATTGGAAGAAACCAATGGCTTATGCCTTTTATTGGATTTGATTGGCGATACAGAAATCATGATACACCTGAAAGAAATCTTTTTGGACAAACAAATACCAAAGACAACAGGAGACAGTTTAGTTTAGGGGTCGCTTATACTCTGCCAATGCTTGTAATTTTGCAAACAGAAGTCTATCACGATGGAAATGTAAGAGTACAATTAAGACGTGAAGATATACCCATTTCAAAAAGATTTAGGGCTGCGTTTATGGTAAATACGGACAGAGAATATATGTTTGGACTGAATTATATCGCAAGTAAAAACTTAGGTTTCAGGACACATTACGACAGTGATATGGGTTTTGGAGTAGGACTGACATTTAATTATTAA
- a CDS encoding DUF3347 domain-containing protein, protein MKSIKILMAITLLLSFTACNAQIKNAKTVSVKIYGNCGMCESTIEKAGNIKKVAQVDWNKDTKMATLTYDPSKTSQDEILKRIALAGYDSDQFLAPDDVYAKLPECCRYERVKKSETVKVEPKDDHSKHNHGGATDKSTETNQEVHQITAVFANYFALKDALVKSDGNLASAKAKELLNALNSVQMNKLSNEEHTVWMKVMKDLKFDAEHIEETKDVGHQRDHFNTLSDNMYQLLKVSKQVTPTYYQHCPMANNGKGANWLSKENTIKNPYFGSQMLTCGKTIETIE, encoded by the coding sequence ATGAAATCAATAAAAATATTGATGGCAATAACACTATTGCTATCGTTTACAGCGTGTAACGCTCAAATCAAAAACGCTAAAACGGTAAGCGTAAAAATTTACGGCAACTGTGGTATGTGTGAAAGCACCATTGAAAAAGCAGGAAACATCAAGAAAGTAGCACAGGTAGATTGGAACAAAGATACCAAAATGGCTACTCTTACCTACGACCCAAGCAAGACCAGTCAAGACGAAATCTTAAAGCGTATTGCGTTGGCAGGGTACGATAGCGACCAATTTCTTGCACCTGATGATGTGTATGCTAAACTTCCAGAATGTTGCAGGTACGAGCGTGTGAAAAAATCGGAAACGGTAAAAGTTGAACCGAAGGATGACCATTCTAAGCACAATCACGGTGGGGCAACTGACAAGTCAACAGAAACTAACCAAGAAGTCCATCAAATTACAGCGGTTTTTGCAAATTACTTTGCTCTAAAAGATGCTTTGGTAAAATCTGATGGAAATTTGGCTTCTGCCAAAGCAAAAGAATTACTCAACGCCCTTAATTCGGTGCAGATGAACAAACTTTCTAATGAAGAACATACTGTTTGGATGAAAGTAATGAAGGACTTGAAATTTGATGCTGAACACATTGAAGAGACGAAAGATGTGGGGCATCAAAGAGACCATTTCAATACCTTGTCTGACAATATGTATCAACTCTTGAAAGTTTCAAAACAAGTAACGCCTACCTATTATCAACATTGCCCAATGGCAAACAACGGTAAAGGTGCTAATTGGTTGAGCAAGGAAAACACCATTAAGAACCCATACTTCGGTTCGCAAATGCTCACATGTGGTAAAACGATTGAAACCATTGAGTAA
- a CDS encoding type II toxin-antitoxin system RelE/ParE family toxin, with amino-acid sequence MRSGYRIRWSDRAIFDLQNIIDYLLYKWTEKEVTNFVKKLDKRLELISINPRLFPKTSRRKNVRRSVLTKQTAIYYETSTDTIKIVTLFDPRRDPKKLKI; translated from the coding sequence ATGAGAAGTGGTTATAGAATTCGGTGGTCCGACAGAGCAATATTTGACCTTCAAAATATCATCGACTATCTCCTATACAAATGGACTGAGAAGGAAGTCACAAACTTTGTAAAGAAACTGGACAAAAGACTTGAACTTATTTCAATCAATCCACGACTATTCCCCAAGACAAGCAGAAGAAAAAATGTTAGACGGTCTGTATTGACAAAGCAAACAGCCATTTATTACGAGACATCGACCGACACGATTAAAATAGTGACGTTGTTCGACCCAAGACGAGACCCCAAGAAATTAAAGATATAG
- a CDS encoding DUF4338 domain-containing protein: protein MKIENICVAKLNFGTTFNFELKTRMKSLAFEKNTVVDKQLSKKEFVQFSLKGKSPKQKVKLLILRDLWNLDWDIRIGKKKIEVFPPASYDKETIKQAMSIKREEAINSNKKWIEKHIELARKNLANGYEVLSSKIEPVIEVCETDKQHALFRMYRYYWSSPYSDYVGRRIKLLIRDKALPNRPVIGIAALGSPIIHIPERDEFIGWDKATRTKNLIYTMDAFVIGALPPYNYLLGGKLISLLLASNEVRKIYREKYKDKVTIIDKRIANSLVGIFTTSLYGKSSQYNRLKYKDLMLYQPIGHTKGYGTLHLSDETIQEMVKFLRSKNIEINHEFGDGPSWVMRVIRTAGDMLGFDSDFLLRHSFQRSIYFVPLAKNFKQVLNDNAKRPKYYDLSKKDLTDYWRERWFEKRKLNPDIITKVFDFSPSQFTIE from the coding sequence ATGAAAATCGAGAATATTTGTGTTGCCAAGCTGAACTTTGGCACAACATTCAACTTTGAACTTAAAACTCGAATGAAATCATTAGCATTTGAAAAAAATACTGTAGTTGACAAACAACTTAGTAAAAAAGAGTTTGTTCAGTTTTCTTTAAAGGGAAAATCACCCAAGCAAAAAGTTAAACTCCTAATTCTCCGTGACCTATGGAATTTGGATTGGGATATACGAATTGGCAAAAAGAAAATTGAGGTTTTTCCTCCCGCTTCTTACGACAAGGAGACAATAAAGCAAGCTATGTCAATCAAGAGAGAAGAAGCGATAAATTCAAACAAAAAATGGATTGAGAAGCATATTGAACTTGCACGAAAGAACTTAGCCAATGGATACGAGGTTCTATCCTCAAAGATTGAACCAGTAATAGAGGTTTGTGAAACTGACAAGCAACACGCTCTGTTTAGAATGTATCGCTACTATTGGAGTTCACCATACAGCGATTATGTTGGTAGAAGGATAAAACTTTTAATTAGAGATAAAGCTCTTCCGAATAGACCGGTAATTGGAATTGCAGCTTTAGGAAGTCCTATTATTCATATACCGGAAAGAGATGAGTTTATTGGATGGGACAAAGCAACCCGGACAAAAAACTTAATATACACGATGGACGCATTTGTAATTGGTGCGCTGCCCCCATACAATTATTTGTTGGGCGGTAAACTCATTTCCCTTCTGCTTGCATCAAATGAAGTAAGAAAGATTTATAGAGAGAAATATAAAGACAAGGTTACAATCATTGATAAGAGAATTGCCAACTCTTTAGTAGGAATTTTTACAACAAGCTTATACGGAAAGAGTTCTCAATACAATCGCCTTAAGTATAAAGATTTAATGCTTTATCAACCAATTGGTCATACAAAGGGTTATGGGACACTTCATTTATCTGATGAAACTATTCAGGAAATGGTAAAATTTTTAAGGTCAAAAAATATTGAGATTAATCACGAGTTTGGTGATGGGCCAAGTTGGGTTATGCGTGTTATTAGAACTGCTGGTGACATGTTAGGTTTTGACTCAGACTTTTTATTACGCCACTCCTTTCAAAGAAGTATCTACTTTGTACCATTAGCTAAAAACTTTAAACAAGTATTAAATGACAATGCAAAACGACCAAAGTACTATGATTTATCAAAGAAAGACTTGACTGACTATTGGAGAGAAAGGTGGTTTGAGAAAAGAAAGTTAAACCCAGACATTATTACAAAAGTTTTTGATTTTAGTCCTAGCCAATTTACTATTGAATAA
- a CDS encoding DUF998 domain-containing protein, producing the protein MTKKQYAILGLLGPVTFWLTYLIMSSIRPEYNFLTKAVSELGSLDAPNKWTWNILGYILTGLLISIYSYGLFKSISNGQGSKLPLISFVLSGLFMSFSGLFPGDFDNKQSTTMLLHTIGSFGSYIFFLIGAFTYPRQMKKTDYWKQSIKPTLTFTWLTIIFGAWPFIFPNTPALGQRLVFFFYLLWIFYTALRLYKKTEPNASR; encoded by the coding sequence ATGACAAAGAAACAATATGCAATTTTGGGACTTTTGGGACCTGTAACATTCTGGTTGACATATCTTATTATGTCAAGTATTAGACCTGAATATAACTTCCTTACAAAAGCAGTAAGTGAACTTGGTTCATTAGATGCTCCAAATAAATGGACCTGGAATATCTTAGGCTATATCCTCACTGGTTTATTGATTTCAATTTATTCTTACGGACTCTTTAAATCAATATCTAACGGACAAGGAAGCAAGTTGCCACTTATAAGTTTCGTACTAAGCGGACTATTTATGTCATTCTCTGGATTATTCCCCGGAGATTTCGACAACAAACAATCGACAACAATGCTTCTTCATACAATCGGTAGCTTTGGGAGTTACATTTTCTTCTTGATTGGGGCATTTACCTATCCACGACAAATGAAAAAAACTGACTACTGGAAACAATCCATTAAACCGACTTTGACATTCACTTGGTTGACAATCATTTTTGGTGCGTGGCCTTTTATATTCCCAAATACTCCTGCCCTTGGACAAAGACTTGTATTCTTCTTTTACTTACTATGGATATTTTACACTGCATTAAGACTTTATAAAAAGACTGAGCCAAATGCCAGCCGCTAA
- a CDS encoding heavy-metal-associated domain-containing protein, which translates to MVHTYQVTGMTCSSCEAKVKSSLLMVENVVSVEVSKEENSATITMDKHIPLDRLQKALPDKYHISAQQHSELAEQTKGWLATYKPILMIFFHISLVTVLIQFANEKFDTMQWMRHFMAGFFLVFSFFKMLNLKGFAESYVMYDVVAKRLPAWAYIYAFTELALGIAFLINFNPLLTNGVTFTVMSISIVGVLQSVLNKKKIQCACLGAVFNLPMSTVTIIEDALMIAMSAWMLLNLI; encoded by the coding sequence ATGGTACATACATATCAGGTAACAGGAATGACCTGTTCAAGTTGCGAAGCAAAAGTAAAATCATCGTTGTTGATGGTAGAAAATGTGGTGAGTGTTGAAGTTTCAAAAGAAGAAAATTCAGCCACAATTACAATGGATAAACACATTCCATTGGATAGGTTGCAAAAAGCCTTGCCTGATAAATACCATATTTCTGCCCAGCAACACAGTGAATTGGCAGAACAAACCAAAGGCTGGTTAGCCACCTACAAGCCAATCTTGATGATATTTTTCCATATCTCGTTGGTAACAGTATTAATACAGTTTGCTAATGAGAAGTTTGATACAATGCAGTGGATGCGACATTTTATGGCGGGGTTCTTTTTGGTGTTTTCGTTTTTCAAAATGCTAAATCTGAAAGGCTTTGCCGAAAGTTATGTAATGTATGATGTAGTAGCAAAGCGGTTACCCGCCTGGGCTTATATCTATGCTTTCACAGAATTGGCTTTGGGTATTGCTTTTTTAATCAATTTCAATCCGCTCCTAACCAATGGCGTAACATTTACGGTAATGAGCATCAGTATTGTTGGCGTATTACAATCGGTATTAAACAAAAAGAAAATCCAATGTGCCTGTTTGGGTGCAGTGTTCAATCTGCCAATGAGTACTGTTACCATTATTGAAGATGCTCTGATGATAGCAATGAGTGCTTGGATGCTTTTAAACCTAATTTAA